In bacterium, a single genomic region encodes these proteins:
- a CDS encoding 6-phosphofructokinase — translation MTTIGILVGGGPAPGINGVIGSAAIYARRQGARVFGLFEGFRWLMEGKTDHCTELSIGTVSRVHLLGGSILQTSRANPTKKPEDLRRVVETLRKIGIDQLVTIGGDDTCYSAMRVAEEAGPAIRVAHVPKTIDNDLPLPEGIPTFGFETARETGATILSHLMEDARTTGRWYVTVMMGRSAGHLALGAAKSAGATLAIVSEEFPEGPIRLADVQRRIEASVVKRIAFHRPYGVAVVAEGIGERLHPDDLEQLPELPRDEHGHVRLAELPLGRLLVSGVKQGLKDLGQNVTMVAKDVGYELRCVAPNAFDAEYTRDLGAGAVRCLLDGTHSVMITREGNGIHPVPLGDILDRETGRTRVRHLDITSPSYTMARALQVRLEAQDLEDPRAIGMLEETTGRGIGELQERWAGSLDS, via the coding sequence ATGACGACGATCGGAATTCTGGTGGGCGGCGGGCCGGCTCCTGGCATCAATGGCGTGATCGGATCCGCGGCCATCTATGCGCGACGCCAAGGTGCCCGCGTCTTCGGCCTGTTCGAGGGATTTCGCTGGTTGATGGAAGGCAAGACCGATCACTGCACCGAGTTGAGCATCGGTACGGTGTCGCGGGTCCACCTGTTGGGTGGCTCGATCCTCCAGACTTCGCGCGCCAACCCGACGAAGAAACCGGAGGATCTCCGCCGCGTCGTCGAGACGTTGCGCAAGATCGGCATCGACCAGCTCGTGACGATCGGTGGTGATGACACCTGCTATTCCGCCATGCGCGTCGCCGAGGAAGCCGGACCCGCAATCCGTGTGGCGCATGTGCCCAAGACGATCGACAACGATCTTCCGCTTCCCGAAGGCATCCCGACCTTCGGCTTCGAGACCGCCCGGGAAACCGGCGCAACGATCCTCAGCCACCTGATGGAAGATGCACGAACGACAGGCCGTTGGTATGTGACGGTGATGATGGGGCGTTCCGCCGGGCACCTCGCACTCGGTGCAGCGAAATCTGCCGGTGCGACCCTTGCGATCGTCAGCGAGGAGTTCCCGGAGGGGCCGATCCGGCTGGCCGATGTGCAGCGACGAATCGAGGCGTCCGTCGTGAAGCGAATTGCCTTTCATCGCCCTTACGGAGTGGCCGTCGTTGCCGAGGGGATTGGCGAGCGTTTGCATCCCGACGATCTCGAGCAGCTGCCTGAGCTTCCGCGCGACGAACACGGCCACGTCCGCCTCGCCGAGCTGCCACTGGGTCGATTGTTGGTCTCCGGAGTCAAGCAGGGGCTGAAGGATCTGGGCCAGAATGTGACGATGGTGGCCAAGGATGTCGGCTACGAACTCCGTTGCGTCGCGCCCAATGCCTTCGACGCGGAGTACACCCGAGATCTCGGTGCCGGCGCCGTGCGATGCCTACTCGATGGCACCCATTCCGTGATGATCACCCGTGAGGGGAATGGCATCCATCCCGTCCCCCTGGGCGACATCCTGGACCGTGAAACCGGGCGCACCCGCGTGCGCCATCTCGACATCACGAGCCCTTCCTACACGATGGCTCGTGCCCTCCAGGTGCGGCTCGAAGCCCAGGATCTCGAAGACCCTCGCGCGATCGGCATGCTCGAGGAAACGACCGGACGAGGAATCGGCGAGCTGCAGGAGCGCTGGGCTGGATCGCTCGACAGCTAG